Proteins encoded together in one Streptomyces sp. NA04227 window:
- a CDS encoding AfsR/SARP family transcriptional regulator has translation MRFRVLGPLEVQASDTDPRAVTPRAAKIRVVLATLLVRANEIVSAESLIDELWGEHPPRTAKTTLQVYISQLRKSLFGRDGSAGALETRVPGYVLRMDTGELDMARFEELHARGREAMERRDWATAAERQREALELWRGPLLSDTPHGALLDAAATRLAELRTTALEQRVRAELNQGRHHDLVSELQGLAGEFALREEFHAHLMVALYRTGRQAEALRAFTRLRRTLVEELAIEPGRPLQELHARILSGDAGLLVPEPAAVPAQRVREVLRATARAQPAEPPVDDLPPVDALFTGRSTELDRLCALLVSDPVGGCVTVTGTAGSGKTALAVAAAHRSGGEFPGGRVFVELDGEDGAVGAVGVVGAVGAGRTVGEVGMQGQAGSTSAAGSDGAAGTHVRACGDAGAPVGAAQVLERVLRRCGATGELPERIADRQSLLRRLTAGRRMLFVVDGAASAAQVLPLLQGTSGSVVLVTCRRVPVGIEGPLVRLAALHPSEARELFVAAAGVRGARETTEPDLPPAVETVEEIVRMCGALPGAVRSAAGLLALHPHWTARRLAERLRDENVRLDLLRRGSSGLASALSSGYAETEDRAGFRLLGLLPPGPFGVRAAASVFGQSPEVAEYRLEAMVAAGLLTAEPGTGADGLTFQLPELLRLFAAERLRVEEDPAEVRRATARLVAALVAELRQEDTSRALGGRSRFPTGGAGLVRILEQAHAAGLWPDTVRLADALTPAFEERADWAAWERCHRLALDAARQAGDSPAEARLLRSLGDLAWQRRQQAVAADHYGRARQAARSAGDGQEHARTLAGLAELRLDAGALEEAAQLLGPALDTTGREGRGRYEAHRVMALLALEAQGPAAAERHFSVCLRLARALDEPRLESYARRWLNAVRDGGRLPGIELRPGVWRLHTAV, from the coding sequence ATGCGGTTTCGGGTTCTTGGTCCGCTCGAGGTGCAGGCCTCGGACACCGATCCGCGGGCAGTCACGCCGCGGGCCGCGAAGATCAGGGTGGTGCTCGCCACCCTCCTCGTACGCGCCAATGAGATCGTCTCGGCCGAGAGCCTGATCGACGAGCTCTGGGGCGAGCATCCACCGCGTACCGCGAAGACGACACTCCAGGTGTACATCTCCCAACTGCGCAAGTCCCTGTTCGGCCGGGACGGTTCGGCCGGGGCGCTGGAGACCCGAGTGCCGGGCTACGTGCTGCGGATGGACACGGGCGAGCTGGACATGGCCCGTTTCGAGGAGCTGCACGCGCGGGGGCGGGAGGCGATGGAGCGCCGGGACTGGGCGACCGCGGCCGAACGGCAGCGCGAGGCACTGGAGTTGTGGCGCGGCCCGCTACTCTCGGACACCCCGCACGGCGCCCTCCTGGACGCGGCGGCCACCCGGCTCGCCGAACTGCGCACCACCGCGCTGGAGCAGCGGGTGCGTGCCGAGCTGAACCAGGGCCGTCACCACGATCTGGTGAGTGAACTCCAGGGTCTGGCCGGGGAGTTCGCCCTGCGGGAGGAGTTCCACGCGCATCTGATGGTGGCGCTCTACCGCACGGGCAGGCAGGCGGAGGCGCTGCGGGCGTTCACGCGACTGCGCCGCACCCTCGTCGAGGAACTCGCCATCGAGCCCGGGCGGCCGCTCCAGGAACTGCACGCGCGCATCCTGTCCGGTGATGCCGGGCTGCTGGTTCCGGAACCGGCCGCGGTACCCGCGCAGAGAGTGCGCGAGGTACTGCGGGCCACGGCTCGGGCACAACCGGCGGAGCCGCCCGTCGACGATCTGCCGCCCGTGGACGCCCTGTTCACCGGCCGGTCCACCGAACTCGACCGGCTGTGCGCGCTGTTGGTCTCGGACCCGGTCGGCGGCTGTGTGACGGTGACCGGGACGGCGGGCTCCGGCAAGACAGCCCTCGCCGTGGCGGCGGCCCACCGCAGCGGCGGGGAGTTCCCGGGCGGACGCGTTTTCGTGGAACTCGACGGGGAGGACGGTGCGGTTGGTGCGGTGGGCGTGGTCGGTGCGGTGGGCGCGGGCCGCACGGTCGGCGAGGTCGGCATGCAGGGCCAGGCAGGTTCGACCAGCGCGGCCGGTTCGGACGGCGCGGCCGGTACGCACGTCCGTGCTTGTGGGGACGCGGGGGCTCCGGTCGGCGCCGCCCAGGTACTCGAGCGCGTATTGCGCCGCTGCGGGGCGACCGGCGAGCTGCCCGAGCGGATCGCGGACCGTCAGTCCCTGCTGCGCCGGCTGACCGCCGGGCGCCGGATGCTCTTCGTCGTGGACGGGGCCGCCTCCGCCGCGCAGGTGCTTCCGTTGCTCCAGGGCACCTCGGGAAGTGTGGTCCTGGTGACCTGCCGTCGGGTGCCGGTGGGCATCGAGGGTCCGCTGGTTCGGCTCGCCGCGCTGCACCCGTCCGAGGCGCGGGAGTTGTTCGTCGCGGCCGCGGGGGTGCGCGGAGCGCGGGAGACCACGGAGCCGGACCTGCCGCCCGCCGTGGAGACGGTCGAGGAGATCGTGCGGATGTGCGGCGCACTGCCGGGTGCGGTACGGTCCGCGGCCGGGCTCCTCGCCCTGCACCCGCACTGGACCGCGCGGCGCCTCGCGGAGCGGCTGCGGGACGAGAACGTACGGCTGGACCTGCTGCGGCGCGGCAGTTCGGGGCTGGCTTCGGCGCTGAGTTCCGGTTACGCGGAGACCGAGGACCGCGCGGGCTTCCGGCTGCTCGGCCTGCTCCCGCCGGGGCCGTTCGGAGTCCGGGCGGCGGCGTCGGTGTTCGGCCAGTCGCCCGAGGTCGCCGAGTACCGTCTCGAAGCCATGGTCGCGGCGGGCCTGCTGACCGCAGAGCCGGGCACGGGAGCCGACGGACTCACGTTCCAACTCCCGGAGCTGCTACGGCTGTTCGCGGCCGAGCGACTGCGCGTCGAGGAGGACCCGGCCGAGGTGCGGCGGGCGACCGCCCGGCTCGTCGCGGCACTGGTCGCGGAACTGCGGCAGGAGGACACGAGCCGTGCCCTCGGGGGCCGTTCGCGATTCCCCACCGGCGGGGCGGGACTCGTACGCATCCTGGAACAGGCGCACGCGGCAGGGCTGTGGCCGGACACCGTACGGCTCGCGGACGCGCTGACCCCGGCGTTCGAGGAGCGCGCGGACTGGGCGGCCTGGGAGCGCTGCCACCGTCTCGCCCTGGACGCGGCACGCCAGGCCGGTGACAGCCCGGCCGAGGCACGGCTGCTGCGGTCGCTGGGCGATCTGGCCTGGCAGCGCAGGCAGCAGGCGGTGGCCGCCGACCACTACGGGCGGGCACGGCAGGCCGCCCGCTCGGCCGGGGACGGCCAGGAGCACGCCCGCACCCTCGCCGGACTGGCCGAACTCCGCCTGGACGCGGGTGCTTTGGAGGAGGCGGCCCAGTTGCTCGGCCCCGCCCTCGACACCACCGGCCGCGAAGGTCGGGGCCGTTACGAGGCGCACCGCGTCATGGCCCTGCTCGCCCTGGAAGCGCAGGGACCGGCCGCCGCGGAACGGCACTTCTCTGTGTGCCTGCGCCTGGCCCGGGCGCTCGACGAGCCGCGCCTGGAGTCCTACGCGCGCCGCTGGCTGAACGCCGTCCGCGACGGAGGGCGGCTGCCGGGCATCGAACTGCGCCCGGGCGTATGGCGGTTGCACACCGCGGTCTGA
- a CDS encoding DUF5988 family protein: MTTRTEQNSNVLLRGGPAENYAAHERELYVADPETKLKVFRGNRYDHFEATRETVHRADRELRVLEWSATTYVAE, encoded by the coding sequence ATGACGACACGGACCGAGCAGAACAGCAATGTCCTCCTCCGCGGCGGCCCGGCCGAGAACTACGCCGCACACGAACGCGAACTCTACGTCGCCGACCCGGAGACCAAGCTGAAGGTCTTCCGGGGCAACCGCTACGACCACTTCGAGGCAACTCGCGAGACGGTGCACCGCGCGGACCGCGAACTGCGGGTACTGGAGTGGAGCGCGACCACGTATGTCGCGGAGTAG
- a CDS encoding family 2B encapsulin nanocompartment shell protein encodes MSAPDSDAGPTIEDPMTGPSADSALTSLSTQAARQLTTTHKSEPQMQAITSRWLLKMLPWVDVRGGTYRVNRRLQLRIGRGRVQFEQNGADDVRVIPQTLTELPVLRGYEDTEVLKELAGRFRVREVRAGQVLYEAGQPVTETYLVVHGRFTRFAVGKYGEEEVIGVVTDGDQTGDEAIGQADPLWLSSMRAETAGVLLVLPWDTVREFVDRVPSLAAHLTAYGQRQQLAMNRKGEADVPLQAGHTGEPTLPGGFVDYDLTPREYELSLTQSVLRVHTRVADLYNEPMDQTRQQLRLLVEEIRERQEWELVNNREFGLLHNADYGQRISTFTGPPTPDDMDELLSMRRKTKLFLAHPKAIAAFFRQCNKRGLVPGTASVDGHEVPAWRGVPIFPCGKIPISSTHTSSILALRTGEADQGVVGLYQTGIPEEFQPGLNVRFMGIDTAAIVNYLVTAYYSLAVLVPDAAGVLENVQIGRTAD; translated from the coding sequence GTGTCAGCACCGGACAGCGACGCCGGGCCCACGATCGAAGACCCCATGACCGGACCATCCGCGGACAGCGCGCTCACCAGCCTCAGCACACAAGCCGCCCGCCAACTCACCACCACCCACAAATCCGAACCCCAGATGCAGGCCATCACCTCGCGATGGCTGCTCAAGATGCTGCCGTGGGTCGACGTCAGGGGCGGCACCTACCGCGTCAACCGGCGACTGCAACTGCGGATCGGCCGCGGGCGCGTCCAGTTCGAGCAGAACGGCGCGGACGACGTACGGGTGATCCCGCAGACCCTCACCGAGCTGCCGGTGCTGCGCGGATACGAGGACACCGAGGTGCTCAAGGAGCTCGCCGGTCGGTTCCGGGTGCGCGAAGTGCGCGCCGGACAGGTGCTCTACGAGGCCGGGCAGCCGGTGACCGAGACGTATCTCGTGGTCCACGGGCGGTTCACCCGGTTCGCCGTCGGCAAGTACGGCGAGGAAGAGGTGATCGGCGTCGTCACGGACGGCGACCAGACGGGGGACGAGGCGATCGGCCAGGCCGATCCGCTGTGGCTGAGCTCCATGCGGGCGGAGACGGCGGGCGTACTCCTGGTCCTGCCCTGGGACACGGTCCGCGAGTTCGTGGACCGGGTTCCGTCCCTGGCCGCGCATCTGACGGCGTACGGGCAGCGGCAGCAGCTCGCGATGAACCGCAAGGGCGAGGCGGATGTGCCCCTCCAGGCGGGCCATACCGGTGAGCCGACCCTGCCGGGCGGCTTCGTCGACTACGACCTCACCCCACGCGAGTACGAACTCTCCCTGACCCAGTCGGTGTTGCGGGTGCACACCCGGGTCGCCGACCTCTACAACGAGCCGATGGACCAGACCAGGCAGCAGTTGCGGCTCCTTGTCGAGGAGATCCGCGAGCGCCAGGAGTGGGAGCTGGTCAACAACCGCGAGTTCGGGCTGCTGCACAACGCGGACTACGGGCAGCGCATCAGCACCTTCACCGGCCCGCCCACCCCGGACGACATGGACGAGCTGCTTTCGATGCGGCGCAAGACCAAACTGTTCCTCGCGCACCCTAAGGCGATCGCCGCGTTCTTCCGGCAGTGCAACAAGCGGGGTCTGGTGCCGGGCACGGCGAGCGTCGACGGGCACGAGGTCCCCGCCTGGCGCGGTGTCCCGATCTTCCCGTGCGGAAAGATCCCCATCTCCAGTACGCACACCAGCAGCATCCTCGCACTGCGCACCGGGGAGGCCGACCAGGGCGTCGTCGGTCTCTACCAGACGGGTATCCCCGAGGAGTTCCAGCCCGGCCTGAACGTCAGGTTCATGGGCATCGACACGGCCGCCATCGTCAACTACCTGGTGACCGCCTACTACTCGCTGGCCGTCCTCGTACCCGACGCGGCCGGAGTCCTGGAGAACGTCCAGATCGGCCGGACCGCTGACTGA
- a CDS encoding family 2 encapsulin nanocompartment cargo protein terpene cyclase yields the protein MSTSPKAATAFSLPGPPNLARSLQGRRSGVVPGLHHRPAAPADPERAAEVDRRLEAWAGGLDLFPAAWSGDFSEFQVGRAVALQHPGATDLERLTVAGKLLLAENVVDSCYCEEDEGRGAARSGLGGRLVLAQSALDPFHGTAGAEEEWRHGMQADGPLRSYHWAMKDFAAFATPSQTDRFVHDMARLHLGYLAEASWAEARHLPKVWEYLVMRQFNNFRPCLSIVDAVDGYELPEAVYARPEVQRITALACNATTLVNDLYSFTKELRSDPDHLNLPQVIAANDKCGLKAAYLRSVEIHNEIMHAFENESALFATTSPLAERYARSLADWVSGNHEWHATNTHRYDLPDYW from the coding sequence ATGAGCACCTCCCCGAAGGCCGCGACCGCCTTCTCGCTTCCCGGTCCGCCGAACCTGGCCCGATCGCTGCAAGGCCGCCGCAGCGGCGTCGTCCCGGGCCTGCACCACCGGCCCGCGGCCCCCGCCGACCCGGAGCGGGCCGCCGAGGTCGACCGCAGGCTGGAGGCGTGGGCCGGCGGGCTCGACCTGTTCCCGGCCGCCTGGTCCGGCGACTTCTCCGAGTTCCAGGTCGGCCGGGCCGTCGCCCTCCAACACCCCGGGGCGACCGACCTCGAACGCCTCACCGTCGCGGGCAAGTTGCTGCTGGCCGAGAACGTCGTCGACAGCTGCTACTGCGAGGAGGACGAGGGCAGGGGCGCCGCCCGCAGCGGCCTCGGCGGACGGCTGGTCCTCGCGCAGTCCGCGCTCGATCCCTTCCACGGCACAGCCGGTGCGGAGGAAGAGTGGCGCCACGGTATGCAGGCCGACGGTCCGCTGCGCTCGTACCACTGGGCCATGAAGGACTTCGCGGCCTTCGCCACGCCCAGCCAGACCGACCGGTTCGTGCACGACATGGCCCGGCTGCACCTGGGCTATCTCGCCGAGGCGTCCTGGGCCGAGGCCCGGCATCTGCCCAAGGTGTGGGAGTACCTGGTGATGCGGCAGTTCAACAACTTCCGTCCCTGCCTGTCCATCGTGGACGCGGTGGACGGCTACGAACTGCCCGAGGCCGTGTACGCCCGTCCCGAGGTGCAGCGGATCACCGCGCTGGCCTGCAACGCCACCACCCTCGTGAACGATCTGTACTCCTTCACCAAGGAGTTGCGGAGCGATCCCGACCATCTCAACCTGCCGCAGGTCATCGCCGCGAACGACAAGTGCGGGCTCAAGGCGGCCTATCTGCGGAGCGTCGAGATCCACAACGAGATCATGCACGCCTTCGAGAACGAGTCCGCCCTGTTCGCCACCACCTCCCCGCTGGCCGAGAGGTACGCGCGCTCGCTGGCCGACTGGGTGTCCGGCAACCACGAATGGCACGCCACCAACACGCACCGCTACGACCTGCCCGACTACTGGTGA
- a CDS encoding geranyl diphosphate 2-C-methyltransferase translates to MTTSHTGTTSVSIPTQTTYQARVADYWNAEENPVNLELGQIDDLYHHHYGIGEADRSVLEEQDPDLRRERVTGELHRLEHAQAEYLASHLGGLTPDDRVFDAGCGRGGGSVVAHLRYGCHSDGVTISAKQAGFANEQAVKRGIDAKVRYHHRNMLDTGLASGAYAASWNNESTMYVELDLLFAEHARLLRRGGRYVTITGCYNDSYGQASREVSLINAHYICDIHPRSAYFRAMARNRLVPVHVEDLTAATIPYWELRREAEHLVTGIEDTFLDAYRNGSFQYLLIAADRV, encoded by the coding sequence TTGACCACGTCACACACCGGCACCACGTCCGTGTCGATCCCGACCCAGACCACCTACCAGGCCCGCGTCGCGGACTACTGGAACGCCGAGGAAAACCCGGTCAATCTCGAACTCGGGCAGATCGACGACCTGTACCACCACCACTACGGCATCGGTGAGGCCGACCGTTCGGTGCTGGAGGAACAGGACCCGGACCTGCGCCGGGAACGCGTCACCGGCGAACTGCACCGCCTGGAGCACGCCCAGGCCGAGTACCTCGCCTCCCACCTGGGCGGCCTCACCCCCGACGACCGGGTCTTCGACGCCGGCTGCGGGCGGGGCGGCGGCAGCGTGGTCGCGCATCTGCGGTACGGCTGTCACAGCGACGGGGTCACCATCTCCGCCAAACAGGCCGGTTTCGCCAACGAGCAGGCCGTCAAGCGCGGTATCGACGCCAAGGTGCGCTACCACCACCGGAACATGCTCGACACCGGCCTGGCCTCGGGCGCGTACGCGGCGTCCTGGAACAACGAGTCCACCATGTACGTCGAGCTGGACCTGCTGTTCGCCGAGCACGCCCGGCTGCTGCGCCGCGGCGGCCGCTACGTCACCATCACCGGCTGCTACAACGACAGTTACGGGCAGGCCTCGCGCGAGGTCTCCCTGATCAACGCCCACTACATCTGCGACATCCATCCCCGCTCGGCGTACTTCCGCGCGATGGCCCGCAACCGTCTGGTCCCCGTACACGTGGAGGACCTGACCGCGGCGACGATCCCGTACTGGGAACTGCGCCGGGAGGCCGAGCATCTGGTCACCGGCATCGAGGACACCTTCCTCGACGCGTACCGCAACGGCAGCTTCCAGTACCTGCTGATCGCCGCGGACCGCGTCTGA
- a CDS encoding condensation domain-containing protein, with product MIPLSHAQNRLWLADRLGGRDQSHHLPLTLRLVGELDTRALRQALTDVVARHEMLRTVFPAKGGIPYQLILGDAMVRLPVIDVDEAGLAAELADAVAEPFDLQRAIPLRVRLFRLGPHRHVLLVVLHRIAADRQSLRPFVTGLCEAYEARCAGMPPAWKPLSVQYADFALWQRDVLGDVRDPDSVLSRQLDRWCMALAGLPPRLRLPGESPGRVRPGGPAESVAFRIGPALHRELHALTRKCRATLFMALHAALAATLSSLGAGHDIPVASPVAGRSDEVLEGLIGCFGNVLIVRTDTADNPSFRELLARVRERVLFAYGHEEVPFDLLAEEIAPAAAAAGEPLVQVMLALNCAGPPRPVLPGLTVTDERIAAPTALVDLELAFTEHRLANGDPGGISGSLVHAAELFDRATAESLIERLLAVLREAVAEPDPVPGTLELLGPRHGRGALPKSRTGHATSRSRRAGRLRSGEETAAGECPLRDAAGAYRATVPRSAATPLEASLCQILASVLERNDVAPEDDFFELGGDSTLAVRVVSRIRATLGADLGVCTVFDAPTAAQLADALAESESETPEDDLPRA from the coding sequence GTGATTCCCCTGTCCCATGCCCAGAACCGGCTGTGGCTGGCCGACCGGCTGGGCGGGCGTGACCAGTCGCACCATCTGCCGCTCACGCTCCGCCTGGTGGGCGAACTGGACACCCGGGCACTGCGACAGGCGCTCACGGACGTGGTGGCCCGGCACGAGATGCTGCGCACCGTCTTCCCCGCCAAGGGCGGTATCCCGTACCAGCTCATCCTCGGGGACGCGATGGTACGGCTGCCGGTCATCGACGTCGACGAAGCGGGCCTCGCCGCCGAACTCGCCGACGCCGTGGCCGAACCCTTCGATCTCCAGCGCGCGATCCCGCTGCGGGTCCGCCTGTTCCGGCTCGGGCCGCACCGCCATGTCCTGCTCGTGGTCCTGCACCGGATCGCCGCGGATCGGCAGTCGCTGCGCCCCTTCGTGACCGGTCTGTGCGAGGCGTACGAGGCGCGCTGCGCCGGGATGCCGCCCGCCTGGAAGCCGCTGTCCGTGCAGTACGCGGACTTCGCCCTGTGGCAGCGCGACGTCCTGGGTGACGTCCGTGACCCGGACAGTGTGCTCAGCCGCCAGCTCGACCGGTGGTGCATGGCCCTCGCCGGACTGCCGCCGCGGCTGCGGCTCCCCGGCGAGAGTCCTGGCCGGGTCCGGCCGGGCGGCCCGGCCGAGAGCGTCGCGTTTCGTATCGGCCCCGCCCTGCACCGCGAGCTGCACGCCCTCACCCGCAAGTGCCGGGCCACCCTCTTCATGGCCCTGCACGCGGCGCTCGCGGCGACCCTCAGCTCGCTCGGCGCGGGCCACGACATCCCCGTCGCCTCGCCGGTCGCGGGCCGCAGCGACGAAGTGCTCGAAGGACTCATCGGCTGCTTCGGCAACGTACTGATCGTGCGCACCGACACCGCCGACAACCCCTCCTTCCGCGAACTGCTCGCCCGCGTACGCGAACGCGTCCTGTTCGCCTACGGCCACGAGGAGGTGCCGTTCGACCTGCTCGCCGAGGAGATCGCGCCCGCCGCGGCCGCGGCGGGCGAACCGCTGGTGCAGGTGATGCTCGCGCTGAACTGCGCAGGGCCGCCGCGGCCCGTGCTGCCGGGCCTGACGGTCACCGACGAGCGCATCGCGGCGCCGACCGCGCTGGTGGACCTCGAACTCGCCTTCACCGAGCACCGGTTGGCGAACGGCGACCCCGGCGGGATCAGCGGCTCGCTCGTGCACGCCGCCGAACTCTTCGACCGCGCCACCGCCGAGTCGCTCATCGAGCGGCTGCTCGCCGTGCTGCGCGAGGCGGTCGCCGAGCCCGACCCGGTGCCCGGAACCCTGGAACTGCTCGGCCCCCGGCACGGCCGGGGCGCGCTCCCCAAGTCCCGTACCGGACATGCCACTTCGCGCTCGCGCCGCGCCGGGCGGCTCCGCTCAGGCGAGGAGACGGCGGCGGGGGAGTGCCCATTGCGGGACGCGGCGGGCGCCTACCGGGCGACCGTGCCGCGCAGTGCCGCCACGCCGCTGGAGGCCAGCCTCTGCCAGATCCTCGCGTCCGTCCTGGAACGCAACGACGTCGCCCCCGAGGACGACTTCTTCGAACTCGGCGGCGACTCCACGCTCGCGGTGCGCGTGGTCAGCCGGATCCGCGCCACCCTCGGCGCGGACCTCGGCGTCTGCACCGTCTTCGACGCACCGACCGCCGCACAACTGGCCGACGCGCTCGCGGAGTCGGAGAGCGAGACACCGGAGGACGACCTCCCGAGAGCGTGA
- a CDS encoding thioesterase II family protein, producing MVRHPWDVQAPDAPVRLFCLPWAGGSAAGYQRTWPGALAPEVDVRALELPGRGIETSEPLIRRVDPLLDFLMARIVPLLDRPYAFFGHSMGALLSLELTRRLVAEGHPEPVRMFQSGSGIPGRSHRTGGRPLHELPENEFREWLRKTGGTPATVFRNPEILDHLSPLLRADFELCDVYRERPGPQVSCPVTALGGDADPYVPVDALSEWAEITTGDCELMVLSGAHFAFQEHLDRVHSYVAAALETAMAHPAH from the coding sequence ATGGTCCGTCACCCCTGGGACGTTCAGGCCCCGGACGCGCCCGTGCGTCTGTTCTGCCTGCCGTGGGCCGGTGGCAGTGCGGCCGGCTACCAGCGGACCTGGCCCGGGGCGCTCGCCCCGGAGGTGGACGTCCGCGCACTCGAACTGCCCGGCCGCGGCATCGAGACCTCCGAACCCCTCATCCGCCGGGTCGACCCGCTGCTCGACTTCCTGATGGCCCGGATCGTGCCGCTGCTCGACCGGCCGTACGCCTTTTTCGGCCACAGCATGGGGGCGCTGCTCAGCCTGGAGCTGACCCGCAGGCTCGTCGCCGAGGGCCATCCCGAGCCGGTGCGCATGTTCCAGTCCGGCAGCGGGATACCGGGGCGCAGTCACCGCACGGGCGGCAGACCGCTGCACGAGCTGCCCGAGAACGAGTTCCGCGAGTGGCTGCGCAAGACCGGTGGCACCCCCGCGACCGTGTTCCGCAACCCGGAGATCCTCGACCATCTCTCGCCGCTGCTGCGCGCCGACTTCGAGCTGTGCGACGTCTACCGCGAACGGCCCGGCCCGCAGGTCTCCTGTCCGGTCACCGCGCTCGGCGGTGACGCGGACCCGTACGTGCCCGTCGACGCGCTCTCCGAATGGGCCGAAATCACCACCGGGGACTGCGAGTTGATGGTGCTGTCCGGCGCGCACTTCGCCTTCCAGGAGCATCTGGACCGGGTGCACTCCTACGTCGCCGCCGCCCTCGAGACCGCGATGGCCCACCCCGCCCACTGA
- a CDS encoding TIGR01777 family oxidoreductase, producing MKVVLPGGTGQVGTILDRVLTAAGHEVTVLTRHPVRAHHIAWDGSSLGRWAEAIDGCDAVINLAGRSVSCRYTPDNLRAMMDSRVDSARVIGEAIAAAAQPPRVWLQMSTATIYAHRFDAAHDEATGIIGGSETGVPDYWAYSVEIARNWERAQAEAPTPATRKVALRSAMVMSPDRGGVFDVLSWLARLGLGGPVAGGAQYVSWIHDEDFVRAVEFLITREDLEGPVNLAAPGPVPHRDFMRTLRRAWGVPVGLPATRWMAQLGAFALRSDTELLFKSRRVAPGRLSEAGFTFAHPEWERAAASLVGRVRGVRAASGGVRESSDRTSRWRPA from the coding sequence ATGAAGGTAGTACTGCCCGGAGGAACCGGCCAGGTCGGCACGATTCTCGACCGGGTGCTGACGGCGGCCGGGCACGAGGTCACAGTGCTGACCCGGCACCCCGTGCGGGCGCACCACATCGCGTGGGACGGTTCCTCGCTCGGGCGCTGGGCCGAGGCCATCGACGGCTGCGATGCCGTGATCAACCTCGCCGGACGCAGCGTCTCCTGCCGTTACACCCCCGACAATCTGCGGGCCATGATGGACTCCCGGGTGGATTCGGCGCGTGTGATCGGTGAGGCGATCGCTGCCGCCGCGCAACCCCCGCGGGTCTGGCTGCAGATGAGTACGGCGACGATCTACGCCCACCGCTTCGACGCGGCACACGACGAGGCGACCGGGATCATCGGCGGCTCGGAGACCGGAGTGCCCGACTACTGGGCGTACAGCGTCGAGATCGCGAGGAACTGGGAGCGCGCCCAGGCCGAGGCACCAACTCCCGCGACCCGCAAGGTGGCCCTGCGCTCGGCGATGGTCATGAGCCCGGACCGGGGCGGCGTGTTCGACGTACTGTCGTGGCTGGCACGGCTCGGGCTGGGCGGTCCGGTGGCGGGCGGAGCACAGTACGTCTCATGGATCCACGACGAGGACTTCGTACGAGCCGTGGAGTTCCTGATCACCCGGGAGGACCTGGAAGGCCCGGTGAACCTCGCCGCCCCCGGCCCCGTCCCGCACCGCGACTTCATGCGGACGCTGCGCAGGGCGTGGGGCGTCCCGGTGGGGCTTCCGGCGACACGCTGGATGGCACAACTGGGGGCGTTCGCGCTGCGCTCGGACACCGAGCTGCTGTTCAAGAGCCGCCGGGTGGCGCCGGGCCGACTGAGCGAGGCCGGGTTCACCTTCGCGCATCCGGAGTGGGAGCGGGCTGCTGCCTCTCTCGTGGGACGGGTCAGGGGGGTCAGGGCCGCATCGGGTGGGGTGCGTGAATCGAGCGACCGCACCTCTCGGTGGCGGCCGGCATGA
- a CDS encoding YdeI family protein yields MAGSSSAQDPVLGFAAQQDWEEWLAQNHTGVPGVWLRIPKKESGLEGVDYATALESALCYGWIDGQKKKLDEQHWLQRFTPRRSGSKWSKVNRDKATRLIEEGRMRAPGLAEVDGAKADGRWAAAYASQSKATVPDDLQAALDAAPAAREFFGTLDSRNRYAVLYRIQDAKKAETRAARIEKYVAMLAEGGKIHP; encoded by the coding sequence ATGGCTGGATCATCGAGTGCACAGGACCCGGTCCTCGGCTTCGCCGCGCAGCAGGACTGGGAGGAGTGGCTGGCGCAGAACCACACCGGGGTCCCAGGGGTGTGGCTGAGAATCCCCAAGAAGGAGTCCGGGCTGGAGGGCGTCGACTACGCCACGGCACTGGAGTCGGCGCTCTGCTACGGCTGGATCGACGGGCAGAAGAAGAAGCTGGACGAGCAGCACTGGCTGCAGCGCTTCACCCCGCGCAGGTCCGGCAGCAAGTGGTCCAAGGTGAACCGGGACAAGGCCACCCGTCTCATCGAGGAGGGCCGGATGCGGGCGCCGGGCCTGGCCGAGGTCGACGGGGCCAAGGCGGACGGCCGCTGGGCGGCGGCCTACGCCAGCCAGAGCAAGGCGACTGTCCCCGATGACCTCCAGGCCGCGCTGGACGCCGCCCCCGCCGCCCGCGAGTTCTTCGGCACCCTCGACAGCCGCAACCGCTACGCGGTGCTGTACCGGATCCAGGACGCCAAGAAGGCGGAGACCCGGGCGGCCCGGATCGAGAAGTACGTGGCGATGCTCGCGGAGGGCGGGAAGATCCACCCCTGA